A single genomic interval of Pieris rapae chromosome 23, ilPieRapa1.1, whole genome shotgun sequence harbors:
- the LOC110995511 gene encoding putative ATP-dependent RNA helicase Pl10 isoform X2 gives MSNVTNQNGTGLEQQLAGLDLQPQAPKSSGRYIPPHLRKQLEAKPSEGEGSKRQSLDSEGPDSRSSYGGNSRTYDRGGRRDDRERDRDHENDRGYDQRYPRTNRGRESGSQNGDAERYENDRWTDRSRGSRDIREPREPTRDIRKDEDFNEPPQPRNDRWKEPEPREDRSNSRWPSDDVRRTASRRGEVHSNDWTVPLPRDERQELELFGTGNTGINFSKYEDIPVEASGENVPDFITSFEDVNLTEIMRSNIASARYDKPTPVQKYAIPIVLGRRDVMACAQTGSGKTAAFLVPILNQIYEAGPVKNMGAVRRTGHKQYPLGLVLAPTRELATQIYDEARKFAYRSRVRPCVVYGGSPIYEQFRELDRGCHLLVATPGRLVDMLARGRVALDHCRHLVLDEADRMLDMGFEPQIRKIVECHTMPKTGERQTLMFSATFPKQIQVLAQDFLYNYVFLAVGRVGSTSENITQKVVWVEEQDKRSFLLDLLNASNLLQRAPSEDDQLTLVFVETKKGADQLEEFLDRDGYPVTSIHGDRSQREREDALRRFRSGQTPILVATAVAARGLDIPHVRHVINFDLPSDVEEYVHRIGRTGRMGNLGVATSFFNDSNRGLARDLVELLVEAKQDVPNWLTSTAADGRAGGGGRRAGSRSGGTRFATGNGFGARDFRTQSRQQPRSAGPSMGNGFGYGGGSYGGNYGGSYGGGGGGPDWWGDS, from the exons GAGAAGGGTCTAAGCGTCAAAGCTTAGACAGTGAGGGGCCGGACAGCCGTTCATCATACGGTGGCAACTCTAGAACGTACGACCGTGGTGGTCGGCGCGACGACCGCGAGCGTGACCGCGACCATGAGAACGATCGCGGCTACGATCAGCGATACCCGCGCACTAACCGCG GTCGAGAATCCGGCAGTCAGAATGGCGACGCCGAGCGATACGAGAACGATCGTTGGACAGACCGTAGTCGGGGATCGCGCGATATTCGCGAACCACGGGAGCCGACGAGGGACATCAGGAAGGACGAGGACTTCAACGAACCTCCTCAGCCCCGAAACGACCGTTGGAAGGAGCCCGAGCCGAGGGAAGACCGCTCCAACTCGCGCTGGCCATCTGATGATGTCCGTCGCACTGCCTCTCGCAGGGGCGAGGTTCactct AACGACTGGACAGTCCCGCTACCTCGCGACGAGCGGCAGGAGTTGGAGCTGTTCGGCACGGGCAACACTGGCATCAACTTCTCCAAATACGAGGATATACCGGTGGAGGCCAGCGGCGAGAACGTGCCGGATTTCATTACAAGC tttgagGATGTTAACTTGACGGAAATAATGCGGTCGAACATAGCGTCCGCCCGATACGACAAGCCGACCCCGGTGCAGAAGTACGCGATCCCAATAGTGCTGGGGCGGCGTGACGTCATGGCCTGTGCGCAGACCGGCTCCGGGAAGACGGCCGCCTTCCTCGTGCCCATTCTCAACCAGATTTACGAGGCCGGGCCTGTTAAGAATATGGG cgCGGTTCGAAGAACAGGCCACAAGCAGTACCCGTTAGGTCTGGTGCTGGCACCGACACGTGAGCTGGCAACACAGATCTATGATGAAGCCAGGAAGTTCGCCTATCGCTCCCGAGTTAGGCCCTGTGTTGT TTATGGTGGTTCCCCAATCTACGAGCAGTTCCGCGAACTGGACCGCGGCTGTCACCTCCTGGTGGCCACGCCTGGCCGTTTAGTCGATATGTTAGCCCGCGGCCGGGTCGCCCTTGACCACTGCCGCCATCTGGTGCTGGATGAGGCCGATCGGATGCTGGACATGGGATTCGAGCCCCAGATAAGAAAGATCGTCGAGTGCCACACGATGCCCAAGACGGGTGAACGGCAAACGTTGATGTTCTCCGCCACCTTCCCGAAGCAGATCCAGGTGTTGGCGCAGGACTTCCTCTATAATTATGTGTTCCTGGCTGTCGGTCGCGTTGGATCCACCTCGGAGAATATTACACAGAAG GTCGTCTGGGTCGAAGAGCAGGACAAAAGGTCCTTCCTGTTGGATCTGTTGAATGCTTCCAACCTCTTGCAGCGAGCGCCCTCTGAGGACGACCAGCTCACCCTCGTCTTTGTTGAGACTAagaaag GTGCGGATCAGCTGGAAGAGTTTTTGGACCGCGATGGCTACCCAGTGACATCCATCCATGGAGATCGCTCTCAGCGCGAAAGAGAGGACGCCCTGCGCAGATTTCGTTCTGGACAGACTCCGATACTCGTGGCCACTGCTGTCGCCGCTAGAG GTCTGGACATACCCCACGTACGTCACGTGATCAACTTCGATCTACCCTCGGACGTGGAGGAGTACGTCCACCGTATCGGACGTACCGGACGTATGGGGAACCTCGGTGTTGCGACTTCGTTTTTCAACGACTCGAACCGGGGACTCGCCAGGGACCTGGTGGAACTGCTGGTCGAGGCTAAGCAGGATGTGCCAAA tTGGCTAACGAGCACGGCCGCGGATGGACGTGCGGGTGGCGGCGGCAGACGTGCCGGAAGTCGCTCCGGCGGAACTCGGTTTGCCACCGGAAACGGCTTCGGGGCAAGGGACTTCCGGACGCAGTCAAGACAGCAGCCGAGGTCTGCTGGACCTTCCATGGGTAATG GTTTCGGGTACGGCGGCGGCTCATATGGAGGCAACTATGGCGGCTCGtacggcggcggcggcggtgGCCCGGACTGGTGGGGGGACTCTTAA
- the LOC110995511 gene encoding putative ATP-dependent RNA helicase Pl10 isoform X1 translates to MSNVTNQNGTGLEQQLAGLDLQPQAPKSSGRYIPPHLRKQLEAKPSEGEGSKRQSLDSEGPDSRSSYGGNSRTYDRGGRRDDRERDRDHENDRGYDQRYPRTNRGRESGSQNGDAERYENDRWTDRSRGSRDIREPREPTRDIRKDEDFNEPPQPRNDRWKEPEPREDRSNSRWPSDDVRRTASRRGEVHSNDWTVPLPRDERQELELFGTGNTGINFSKYEDIPVEASGENVPDFITSFEDVNLTEIMRSNIASARYDKPTPVQKYAIPIVLGRRDVMACAQTGSGKTAAFLVPILNQIYEAGPVKNMGAVRRTGHKQYPLGLVLAPTRELATQIYDEARKFAYRSRVRPCVVYGGSPIYEQFRELDRGCHLLVATPGRLVDMLARGRVALDHCRHLVLDEADRMLDMGFEPQIRKIVECHTMPKTGERQTLMFSATFPKQIQVLAQDFLYNYVFLAVGRVGSTSENITQKVVWVEEQDKRSFLLDLLNASNLLQRAPSEDDQLTLVFVETKKGADQLEEFLDRDGYPVTSIHGDRSQREREDALRRFRSGQTPILVATAVAARGLDIPHVRHVINFDLPSDVEEYVHRIGRTGRMGNLGVATSFFNDSNRGLARDLVELLVEAKQDVPNWLTSTAADGRAGGGGRRAGSRSGGTRFATGNGFGARDFRTQSRQQPRSAGPSMGNVSYSGFGYGGGSYGGNYGGSYGGGGGGPDWWGDS, encoded by the exons GAGAAGGGTCTAAGCGTCAAAGCTTAGACAGTGAGGGGCCGGACAGCCGTTCATCATACGGTGGCAACTCTAGAACGTACGACCGTGGTGGTCGGCGCGACGACCGCGAGCGTGACCGCGACCATGAGAACGATCGCGGCTACGATCAGCGATACCCGCGCACTAACCGCG GTCGAGAATCCGGCAGTCAGAATGGCGACGCCGAGCGATACGAGAACGATCGTTGGACAGACCGTAGTCGGGGATCGCGCGATATTCGCGAACCACGGGAGCCGACGAGGGACATCAGGAAGGACGAGGACTTCAACGAACCTCCTCAGCCCCGAAACGACCGTTGGAAGGAGCCCGAGCCGAGGGAAGACCGCTCCAACTCGCGCTGGCCATCTGATGATGTCCGTCGCACTGCCTCTCGCAGGGGCGAGGTTCactct AACGACTGGACAGTCCCGCTACCTCGCGACGAGCGGCAGGAGTTGGAGCTGTTCGGCACGGGCAACACTGGCATCAACTTCTCCAAATACGAGGATATACCGGTGGAGGCCAGCGGCGAGAACGTGCCGGATTTCATTACAAGC tttgagGATGTTAACTTGACGGAAATAATGCGGTCGAACATAGCGTCCGCCCGATACGACAAGCCGACCCCGGTGCAGAAGTACGCGATCCCAATAGTGCTGGGGCGGCGTGACGTCATGGCCTGTGCGCAGACCGGCTCCGGGAAGACGGCCGCCTTCCTCGTGCCCATTCTCAACCAGATTTACGAGGCCGGGCCTGTTAAGAATATGGG cgCGGTTCGAAGAACAGGCCACAAGCAGTACCCGTTAGGTCTGGTGCTGGCACCGACACGTGAGCTGGCAACACAGATCTATGATGAAGCCAGGAAGTTCGCCTATCGCTCCCGAGTTAGGCCCTGTGTTGT TTATGGTGGTTCCCCAATCTACGAGCAGTTCCGCGAACTGGACCGCGGCTGTCACCTCCTGGTGGCCACGCCTGGCCGTTTAGTCGATATGTTAGCCCGCGGCCGGGTCGCCCTTGACCACTGCCGCCATCTGGTGCTGGATGAGGCCGATCGGATGCTGGACATGGGATTCGAGCCCCAGATAAGAAAGATCGTCGAGTGCCACACGATGCCCAAGACGGGTGAACGGCAAACGTTGATGTTCTCCGCCACCTTCCCGAAGCAGATCCAGGTGTTGGCGCAGGACTTCCTCTATAATTATGTGTTCCTGGCTGTCGGTCGCGTTGGATCCACCTCGGAGAATATTACACAGAAG GTCGTCTGGGTCGAAGAGCAGGACAAAAGGTCCTTCCTGTTGGATCTGTTGAATGCTTCCAACCTCTTGCAGCGAGCGCCCTCTGAGGACGACCAGCTCACCCTCGTCTTTGTTGAGACTAagaaag GTGCGGATCAGCTGGAAGAGTTTTTGGACCGCGATGGCTACCCAGTGACATCCATCCATGGAGATCGCTCTCAGCGCGAAAGAGAGGACGCCCTGCGCAGATTTCGTTCTGGACAGACTCCGATACTCGTGGCCACTGCTGTCGCCGCTAGAG GTCTGGACATACCCCACGTACGTCACGTGATCAACTTCGATCTACCCTCGGACGTGGAGGAGTACGTCCACCGTATCGGACGTACCGGACGTATGGGGAACCTCGGTGTTGCGACTTCGTTTTTCAACGACTCGAACCGGGGACTCGCCAGGGACCTGGTGGAACTGCTGGTCGAGGCTAAGCAGGATGTGCCAAA tTGGCTAACGAGCACGGCCGCGGATGGACGTGCGGGTGGCGGCGGCAGACGTGCCGGAAGTCGCTCCGGCGGAACTCGGTTTGCCACCGGAAACGGCTTCGGGGCAAGGGACTTCCGGACGCAGTCAAGACAGCAGCCGAGGTCTGCTGGACCTTCCATGGGTAATG TGAGCTATTCAGGTTTCGGGTACGGCGGCGGCTCATATGGAGGCAACTATGGCGGCTCGtacggcggcggcggcggtgGCCCGGACTGGTGGGGGGACTCTTAA
- the LOC110995511 gene encoding ATP-dependent RNA helicase DDX3X isoform X3, with the protein MSNVTNQNGTGLEQQLAGLDLQPQAPKSSGRYIPPHLRKQLEAKPSEGRESGSQNGDAERYENDRWTDRSRGSRDIREPREPTRDIRKDEDFNEPPQPRNDRWKEPEPREDRSNSRWPSDDVRRTASRRGEVHSNDWTVPLPRDERQELELFGTGNTGINFSKYEDIPVEASGENVPDFITSFEDVNLTEIMRSNIASARYDKPTPVQKYAIPIVLGRRDVMACAQTGSGKTAAFLVPILNQIYEAGPVKNMGAVRRTGHKQYPLGLVLAPTRELATQIYDEARKFAYRSRVRPCVVYGGSPIYEQFRELDRGCHLLVATPGRLVDMLARGRVALDHCRHLVLDEADRMLDMGFEPQIRKIVECHTMPKTGERQTLMFSATFPKQIQVLAQDFLYNYVFLAVGRVGSTSENITQKVVWVEEQDKRSFLLDLLNASNLLQRAPSEDDQLTLVFVETKKGADQLEEFLDRDGYPVTSIHGDRSQREREDALRRFRSGQTPILVATAVAARGLDIPHVRHVINFDLPSDVEEYVHRIGRTGRMGNLGVATSFFNDSNRGLARDLVELLVEAKQDVPNWLTSTAADGRAGGGGRRAGSRSGGTRFATGNGFGARDFRTQSRQQPRSAGPSMGNVSYSGFGYGGGSYGGNYGGSYGGGGGGPDWWGDS; encoded by the exons GTCGAGAATCCGGCAGTCAGAATGGCGACGCCGAGCGATACGAGAACGATCGTTGGACAGACCGTAGTCGGGGATCGCGCGATATTCGCGAACCACGGGAGCCGACGAGGGACATCAGGAAGGACGAGGACTTCAACGAACCTCCTCAGCCCCGAAACGACCGTTGGAAGGAGCCCGAGCCGAGGGAAGACCGCTCCAACTCGCGCTGGCCATCTGATGATGTCCGTCGCACTGCCTCTCGCAGGGGCGAGGTTCactct AACGACTGGACAGTCCCGCTACCTCGCGACGAGCGGCAGGAGTTGGAGCTGTTCGGCACGGGCAACACTGGCATCAACTTCTCCAAATACGAGGATATACCGGTGGAGGCCAGCGGCGAGAACGTGCCGGATTTCATTACAAGC tttgagGATGTTAACTTGACGGAAATAATGCGGTCGAACATAGCGTCCGCCCGATACGACAAGCCGACCCCGGTGCAGAAGTACGCGATCCCAATAGTGCTGGGGCGGCGTGACGTCATGGCCTGTGCGCAGACCGGCTCCGGGAAGACGGCCGCCTTCCTCGTGCCCATTCTCAACCAGATTTACGAGGCCGGGCCTGTTAAGAATATGGG cgCGGTTCGAAGAACAGGCCACAAGCAGTACCCGTTAGGTCTGGTGCTGGCACCGACACGTGAGCTGGCAACACAGATCTATGATGAAGCCAGGAAGTTCGCCTATCGCTCCCGAGTTAGGCCCTGTGTTGT TTATGGTGGTTCCCCAATCTACGAGCAGTTCCGCGAACTGGACCGCGGCTGTCACCTCCTGGTGGCCACGCCTGGCCGTTTAGTCGATATGTTAGCCCGCGGCCGGGTCGCCCTTGACCACTGCCGCCATCTGGTGCTGGATGAGGCCGATCGGATGCTGGACATGGGATTCGAGCCCCAGATAAGAAAGATCGTCGAGTGCCACACGATGCCCAAGACGGGTGAACGGCAAACGTTGATGTTCTCCGCCACCTTCCCGAAGCAGATCCAGGTGTTGGCGCAGGACTTCCTCTATAATTATGTGTTCCTGGCTGTCGGTCGCGTTGGATCCACCTCGGAGAATATTACACAGAAG GTCGTCTGGGTCGAAGAGCAGGACAAAAGGTCCTTCCTGTTGGATCTGTTGAATGCTTCCAACCTCTTGCAGCGAGCGCCCTCTGAGGACGACCAGCTCACCCTCGTCTTTGTTGAGACTAagaaag GTGCGGATCAGCTGGAAGAGTTTTTGGACCGCGATGGCTACCCAGTGACATCCATCCATGGAGATCGCTCTCAGCGCGAAAGAGAGGACGCCCTGCGCAGATTTCGTTCTGGACAGACTCCGATACTCGTGGCCACTGCTGTCGCCGCTAGAG GTCTGGACATACCCCACGTACGTCACGTGATCAACTTCGATCTACCCTCGGACGTGGAGGAGTACGTCCACCGTATCGGACGTACCGGACGTATGGGGAACCTCGGTGTTGCGACTTCGTTTTTCAACGACTCGAACCGGGGACTCGCCAGGGACCTGGTGGAACTGCTGGTCGAGGCTAAGCAGGATGTGCCAAA tTGGCTAACGAGCACGGCCGCGGATGGACGTGCGGGTGGCGGCGGCAGACGTGCCGGAAGTCGCTCCGGCGGAACTCGGTTTGCCACCGGAAACGGCTTCGGGGCAAGGGACTTCCGGACGCAGTCAAGACAGCAGCCGAGGTCTGCTGGACCTTCCATGGGTAATG TGAGCTATTCAGGTTTCGGGTACGGCGGCGGCTCATATGGAGGCAACTATGGCGGCTCGtacggcggcggcggcggtgGCCCGGACTGGTGGGGGGACTCTTAA